One stretch of Janibacter limosus DNA includes these proteins:
- a CDS encoding DUF6395 domain-containing protein, with amino-acid sequence MELTLKSDLKNFARSCVAGSVEDACHRCSKCIRKDLIRAVITGDATGARSIPDDAPGWGPFAADPPFYMQAQYEWVIARLPREDWPGGLSRLATKLPRASLERTEWMGRAYSPAVDSAIPPQWRELSRQRIAERLGWMQELDVDHMQAWDRT; translated from the coding sequence ATGGAGCTGACCCTCAAGTCCGATCTTAAGAACTTCGCTCGGTCATGCGTTGCTGGCAGCGTCGAAGACGCTTGCCACCGTTGCAGCAAGTGCATTCGGAAGGATTTGATTCGGGCTGTGATCACCGGTGACGCCACGGGGGCCCGCTCCATTCCTGACGATGCTCCAGGCTGGGGTCCGTTTGCTGCGGACCCCCCTTTCTACATGCAAGCTCAGTACGAGTGGGTGATCGCGCGACTCCCTCGGGAAGACTGGCCAGGTGGGCTGTCACGTCTGGCCACGAAACTCCCCAGAGCCAGCCTGGAACGGACCGAGTGGATGGGACGAGCGTACTCACCGGCTGTCGACAGTGCGATCCCTCCGCAATGGCGCGAATTGTCCCGGCAGCGAATTGCGGAGCGACTCGGATGGATGCAGGAACTTGACGTGGACCACATGCAAGCTTGGGACCGCACATAA